A region from the Oligoflexia bacterium genome encodes:
- the rplO gene encoding 50S ribosomal protein L15, which translates to MDLSNLKSPEGSRKKRKRVGRGHGSGWGKTSGKGHKGQNARSGGGVNPAFEGGQMPLVRRLPKFGFTNIFKKKYAVVNLDAINAIEIDGPIDLNILKDAKIIRKKSLRLLKVLGDGSLDRKVHVVADAFSASAKAAIEKAGGTAELIQNLDAQTENSKEA; encoded by the coding sequence ATGGATTTATCAAATTTAAAGAGCCCTGAAGGCTCAAGAAAAAAAAGAAAGCGTGTTGGACGTGGTCACGGATCAGGTTGGGGAAAAACTTCAGGTAAAGGTCATAAAGGTCAAAATGCGCGTTCAGGTGGTGGTGTGAATCCAGCATTTGAAGGTGGTCAAATGCCTTTGGTTAGAAGGTTACCAAAGTTTGGTTTTACCAATATCTTTAAAAAGAAATATGCTGTTGTCAATTTAGATGCGATTAATGCTATTGAAATTGACGGTCCAATTGATTTGAATATTTTGAAAGATGCCAAGATTATTCGTAAAAAATCATTACGTCTTTTAAAAGTTTTGGGTGATGGTAGTCTTGATAGAAAAGTTCATGTTGTTGCAGACGCTTTTAGTGCAAGTGCTAAAGCAGCTATTGAAAAAGCAGGTGGAACAGCAGAATTGATTCAAAACTTGGATGCTCAAACTGAAAACAGCAAAGAAGCTTAA
- the rpsE gene encoding 30S ribosomal protein S5, whose amino-acid sequence MSENIDVNELGLVENVIKVNRCAKVVKGGRRFSFAAIVVVGDRNGHVGAGLGKANEVPEAIRKAQEQAKKSITKVNIHGHTIAHDVLGRYGAGSVLLKPASEGKGVIASGVVRAVVEAAGIQNVLSKCLGSSNPHNAVKATIAALQMLRTEEEINQARQLDDKEAK is encoded by the coding sequence GTGTCTGAAAATATTGATGTAAATGAATTGGGTTTGGTTGAGAATGTTATTAAAGTTAACCGTTGTGCCAAAGTAGTAAAAGGTGGTCGTAGGTTTAGCTTTGCAGCAATTGTTGTTGTGGGTGATCGTAATGGTCATGTTGGCGCTGGTTTGGGTAAAGCCAATGAAGTACCAGAAGCGATTAGAAAAGCTCAAGAACAAGCTAAAAAATCAATTACAAAAGTTAACATTCATGGCCATACCATTGCGCATGATGTTTTGGGTAGATATGGCGCTGGTTCTGTTTTGTTAAAGCCTGCCAGTGAAGGTAAAGGTGTTATTGCCTCAGGTGTTGTGCGTGCTGTTGTTGAAGCAGCTGGAATTCAGAATGTTTTATCAAAATGTTTAGGCTCATCAAACCCACACAATGCTGTTAAAGCAACGATTGCAGCTTTACAAATGTTAAGAACAGAAGAAGAAATCAATCAAGCTCGCCAGCTTGACGATAAGGAAGCAAAGTAA
- the rplR gene encoding 50S ribosomal protein L18, with the protein MKKNHSRSARTRYKLRKVSSRPRLSVFRSNKHIYAQIIDDKSNETLAFASTLSKELKGKFSSLTIDAAKSVGQLIAEKAKANKVEQVCFDRGSYPFHGRVEALATAAREHGLKF; encoded by the coding sequence ATGAAAAAAAACCATTCAAGAAGTGCAAGAACACGTTATAAGCTTAGAAAAGTATCTTCTAGACCAAGATTATCGGTCTTTAGAAGCAATAAACATATCTATGCTCAAATTATTGATGATAAAAGCAATGAAACTTTAGCATTTGCGTCAACATTGTCAAAAGAATTAAAAGGCAAATTTAGTTCGTTAACAATAGATGCGGCAAAGTCTGTTGGGCAGTTAATTGCTGAAAAAGCAAAAGCCAATAAAGTTGAACAAGTTTGTTTTGATAGAGGATCTTATCCGTTTCACGGTAGAGTAGAAGCTTTAGCCACTGCAGCTAGAGAACATGGATTGAAATTTTAA
- the rplF gene encoding 50S ribosomal protein L6: MSRIGKKPIEILQGAVVSISGNTVTVEGPKGKTSIEAYDGVTVKVADNQVICTLDEGQLDASKHGLTRSLIANMVEGCAKGFQKELEIVGVGYRAAVNGQVLEMTLGHSHPIHYPIPMGVTITVDKQTKVTIEGIDKQLVGQVAADIRSFREPEPYKGKGVKYADERIIRKAGKAGSK; encoded by the coding sequence ATGTCACGTATAGGGAAAAAACCAATTGAGATTTTGCAAGGTGCTGTTGTAAGTATATCTGGCAACACAGTAACTGTAGAAGGTCCCAAAGGAAAAACTTCAATTGAAGCATATGATGGTGTGACTGTTAAAGTTGCAGACAACCAAGTTATTTGTACTTTAGATGAAGGTCAGTTGGATGCATCAAAACATGGATTAACAAGAAGTTTGATTGCTAATATGGTTGAAGGGTGTGCCAAAGGGTTTCAAAAAGAGCTTGAAATTGTTGGTGTTGGTTATCGTGCGGCTGTTAATGGACAAGTCTTAGAAATGACTTTAGGACATTCACATCCAATTCATTATCCAATTCCTATGGGAGTTACAATTACGGTTGATAAACAAACCAAAGTAACCATTGAGGGCATTGATAAACAGTTGGTGGGTCAAGTTGCAGCAGATATTAGGAGCTTCAGAGAACCTGAGCCATATAAAGGTAAAGGTGTAAAATATGCTGATGAAAGAATCATCAGAAAAGCTGGTAAAGCCGGTTCAAAGTAA
- the rpsH gene encoding 30S ribosomal protein S8: MITDPIADLITRIRNAQNAKHKIVSVPASKLKKQVLDVLKKAGFINHWNSSNASNFEALDVELRYERSGRGVIRKIDRISKPGRRVYFSSEDLKKGSDIITLRVLSTSNGVMSDKEAIAKGIGGEVICEVS, translated from the coding sequence ATGATTACAGATCCTATAGCAGATTTAATTACAAGAATTCGCAACGCTCAAAATGCAAAGCATAAGATTGTTTCAGTGCCAGCATCTAAGCTAAAAAAACAAGTTTTAGATGTATTAAAAAAAGCAGGTTTTATTAACCATTGGAATAGTAGCAATGCAAGCAACTTTGAAGCGTTGGACGTTGAGCTAAGATATGAAAGATCTGGCCGTGGAGTGATTAGAAAAATTGACAGAATCAGCAAACCTGGTCGTAGAGTTTATTTTTCTTCTGAAGATTTAAAAAAAGGTAGCGATATTATTACTTTAAGAGTTTTAAGTACGTCAAACGGTGTTATGTCTGATAAAGAGGCAATTGCAAAAGGCATTGGTGGCGAAGTTATTTGTGAAGTGTCTTAA
- the rplE gene encoding 50S ribosomal protein L5: MSTRLYEKYKKEVAPNMQKTFAYKSTMQTPKLEKIVINVGLGRAVSEPKLVENVVKEVSVFTGQKPIVTKAKKAISNFKLREGMPIGCKVTLRKDRMYEFLDRLCSIALPRVRDFRGVSNKGFDKSGNYTLGIKDYSIFPEIKLENVQSTFGMNISFVSTSKNPKEGKELLTLLGMPFRK, from the coding sequence ATGTCAACAAGATTGTATGAAAAATATAAAAAAGAAGTGGCACCTAATATGCAAAAAACATTTGCATATAAAAGCACCATGCAAACCCCAAAACTTGAAAAAATCGTGATTAACGTTGGTTTAGGTAGAGCAGTGTCTGAACCCAAGTTGGTTGAGAATGTTGTTAAAGAGGTTTCAGTTTTTACTGGACAAAAACCGATTGTAACCAAGGCTAAAAAAGCGATTTCTAACTTTAAGTTAAGAGAAGGTATGCCTATTGGTTGTAAGGTGACCTTGAGAAAAGATAGAATGTATGAGTTTTTAGATAGGTTATGTTCTATTGCTCTACCCAGAGTTAGAGATTTTAGAGGTGTGTCTAATAAAGGGTTTGATAAAAGTGGTAACTACACTTTAGGGATTAAAGATTATTCAATTTTTCCCGAGATTAAGTTAGAAAATGTTCAATCTACTTTTGGTATGAACATTTCTTTTGTAAGTACATCAAAAAACCCTAAAGAAGGTAAAGAGTTATTAACCCTATTGGGTATGCCTTTTAGAAAGTAG
- the rplX gene encoding 50S ribosomal protein L24 gives MSRVNRANKKIKVGDTVRVIAGKDSAGKGKVGKVLSINAKTDRAIVEKVNMVKKHKKGDDRGNQGGIFDQESSIHLSNLSLVSGAKEEKAPKKTTTKKKTAKKVSKKAENKN, from the coding sequence ATGTCACGCGTAAATAGAGCAAACAAAAAAATTAAAGTTGGTGATACGGTAAGAGTCATTGCCGGCAAAGATTCAGCTGGAAAAGGGAAAGTTGGTAAAGTATTAAGCATTAATGCTAAAACAGATCGTGCCATTGTTGAAAAAGTTAATATGGTGAAAAAACACAAAAAAGGCGACGATAGAGGTAATCAAGGCGGAATTTTTGACCAAGAATCATCGATTCACTTATCAAATTTAAGCTTGGTTTCTGGAGCAAAAGAAGAAAAGGCTCCTAAAAAAACAACAACAAAAAAGAAAACTGCTAAAAAAGTAAGTAAAAAAGCAGAGAATAAAAATTAA
- the rplN gene encoding 50S ribosomal protein L14, whose product MIQTESVLAVADNSGAKKVMCIKVLGGSKRKYASVGDIIVVSIKEAIPSAKVKKGEVKKAVIVRTKKEYVRRDGSYIRFDDNSAVLINNDKEPIGTRIFGPVARELRAKSFMKIISLAPEVL is encoded by the coding sequence ATGATTCAAACGGAAAGCGTTTTAGCCGTTGCTGACAACTCTGGTGCCAAGAAAGTCATGTGCATCAAAGTTTTAGGTGGCTCAAAAAGAAAATATGCAAGTGTTGGCGATATTATTGTGGTTTCTATAAAAGAAGCGATTCCCAGTGCTAAAGTAAAAAAAGGTGAAGTAAAAAAAGCAGTCATTGTTAGAACAAAAAAAGAATACGTTCGTAGGGATGGATCTTATATTCGTTTTGATGATAATTCAGCTGTTTTAATCAATAATGATAAAGAGCCAATTGGAACACGTATTTTTGGTCCGGTTGCTAGAGAGTTAAGAGCAAAAAGCTTTATGAAAATTATATCCTTGGCTCCGGAGGTATTGTAA
- the rpsQ gene encoding 30S ribosomal protein S17 — MERTQRKEQQGIVVSDKMEKTVIVLTKSHVKHSRYGKYYVRRLKFPAHDEKQIAKMGDLVKIRETRPLSKTKNWKVVEVLKKAAIVEENQDVAVSEVQS, encoded by the coding sequence ATGGAACGTACACAAAGAAAAGAGCAGCAAGGTATCGTTGTTAGCGATAAAATGGAAAAAACAGTGATTGTTCTAACAAAGTCACATGTTAAACATTCTCGTTATGGAAAATATTATGTTCGTCGCTTAAAATTTCCTGCGCATGATGAAAAACAAATCGCAAAAATGGGTGATTTAGTTAAGATTCGTGAAACACGACCCTTGAGTAAAACAAAAAACTGGAAAGTTGTTGAAGTATTAAAAAAGGCGGCAATTGTTGAAGAAAATCAAGATGTTGCTGTAAGCGAGGTGCAATCATGA
- the rpmC gene encoding 50S ribosomal protein L29 — protein MSAAKKNKDEIQAFKALSVDELSSKVNNLREESFWLKFKNNSGQEISATEIRSTKKSIARALTVLNEKKRTETIEK, from the coding sequence ATGAGCGCTGCAAAGAAAAATAAAGATGAAATACAAGCTTTTAAAGCTTTGTCAGTTGATGAGTTGAGCTCAAAAGTTAACAACTTGCGTGAAGAGTCTTTTTGGTTGAAATTTAAAAACAACAGTGGCCAAGAAATTAGCGCAACTGAAATTAGAAGTACAAAAAAGAGTATTGCAAGAGCGCTCACCGTTTTAAATGAAAAAAAACGTACTGAGACAATAGAAAAATAG
- the rplP gene encoding 50S ribosomal protein L16, giving the protein MLQPAKVKFRKQQTGRMKGKAHRGAKVSFGDFGLKAVECGYMTSRQIEAARIAMTRHIDRGGKVWIRVFPDKPITKKPLETRMGKGKGPLSHWVAVIKPGRVLYELQGVNKEMAKEALRLASHKLPFKTKFVERGQI; this is encoded by the coding sequence ATGTTACAACCGGCAAAAGTTAAGTTTAGAAAACAACAGACAGGAAGAATGAAAGGCAAAGCTCATCGTGGGGCTAAAGTTTCTTTTGGAGACTTTGGTTTAAAAGCTGTTGAGTGTGGCTATATGACTTCACGTCAAATTGAAGCGGCAAGGATTGCTATGACTCGTCATATTGATCGTGGCGGAAAAGTTTGGATTAGAGTTTTTCCAGACAAACCAATTACTAAAAAGCCACTTGAGACAAGGATGGGTAAAGGGAAAGGCCCATTGTCGCATTGGGTTGCAGTGATTAAGCCTGGTAGAGTGTTGTATGAGTTGCAAGGTGTTAATAAAGAAATGGCAAAGGAAGCCTTACGATTGGCTTCACATAAGTTGCCTTTTAAGACTAAGTTTGTGGAAAGAGGTCAGATATGA
- the rpsC gene encoding 30S ribosomal protein S3 — protein MGQKVNPLGLRIGIMKPWRCRWYSKKDYATFLHEDLKIKDIVKKKLYHAGVSHIDIARAAGKCIVDIYTARPGVVIGKRGAGIDSLRQELQRMTDKEVAVNIKEVRKAELDAQLVAENIAMQLERRVAFRRVMKRAVQSAIKLGAKGIKVRMAGRLGGAEIARAEWYMEGAVPLHTLKADIDYGFTEANTTYGKIGVKVWVNRGVIVNEKPNRDGKGEEAVNAA, from the coding sequence ATGGGTCAAAAAGTAAATCCTTTAGGTTTAAGAATAGGTATCATGAAGCCATGGCGCTGCAGATGGTACTCAAAAAAAGATTATGCAACTTTTTTACATGAAGATCTAAAGATCAAAGATATTGTGAAAAAGAAGCTTTATCATGCGGGTGTTTCACATATTGATATTGCTAGAGCTGCTGGAAAATGTATTGTTGATATCTACACCGCCAGACCTGGTGTGGTTATTGGCAAAAGAGGTGCAGGTATTGATAGCTTGAGACAAGAGCTGCAAAGAATGACTGATAAAGAAGTTGCGGTGAATATTAAAGAGGTGCGTAAAGCTGAGTTGGATGCGCAACTGGTTGCAGAAAACATTGCTATGCAATTAGAAAGACGTGTTGCTTTTAGACGTGTAATGAAGCGTGCAGTGCAATCAGCAATAAAATTGGGTGCAAAAGGAATTAAAGTTCGCATGGCAGGCCGATTAGGTGGTGCTGAAATTGCTAGAGCTGAGTGGTATATGGAAGGTGCGGTTCCTTTACATACGCTTAAGGCTGATATTGATTACGGTTTTACCGAAGCAAATACTACCTATGGCAAAATTGGTGTAAAAGTTTGGGTTAATAGAGGTGTTATCGTCAATGAGAAGCCAAACCGTGATGGTAAGGGTGAAGAAGCGGTTAATGCTGCGTAA
- the rplV gene encoding 50S ribosomal protein L22 codes for MQVRAKFLRVPPRKARLVANMIKGKMANDAITMLKFMPKKGAGMIEKLLKSAVANVNAQGQVDVDNLYVEQIWVDPGPVIQAFTPRAQGRATPINKRTSHISLVLKEK; via the coding sequence ATGCAAGTTAGAGCAAAATTTTTAAGAGTGCCGCCAAGAAAAGCAAGATTGGTAGCCAATATGATTAAAGGAAAGATGGCTAATGATGCCATTACTATGCTTAAATTTATGCCAAAAAAAGGCGCGGGAATGATTGAGAAATTGCTAAAAAGTGCAGTGGCCAATGTGAATGCGCAAGGACAAGTTGATGTAGACAATCTATATGTTGAGCAGATCTGGGTAGATCCGGGACCAGTCATACAAGCGTTTACACCAAGAGCACAAGGAAGAGCAACGCCAATTAATAAAAGAACAAGCCATATTTCATTGGTGTTAAAGGAAAAGTAG
- the rpsS gene encoding 30S ribosomal protein S19 → MARSTKKGPFVDGYLLKKAEDSRNAGGKKVIKTWSRRSTVLPEFVGLTFAIHNGRKFLPIYITENMVGHKLGEFALTRTFTMHAGDRKAGK, encoded by the coding sequence ATGGCACGTAGTACCAAAAAAGGCCCTTTTGTTGATGGGTATTTGCTGAAAAAAGCAGAAGATTCTCGTAATGCAGGTGGTAAAAAAGTGATTAAAACTTGGTCACGTAGATCTACTGTTTTGCCAGAGTTTGTAGGGTTAACTTTTGCTATTCACAATGGGCGTAAGTTTCTTCCAATATATATAACAGAAAACATGGTTGGTCATAAGCTGGGTGAATTTGCATTGACAAGAACGTTTACAATGCATGCCGGTGATAGAAAAGCCGGAAAATAA
- the rplB gene encoding 50S ribosomal protein L2, whose product MPVIKYKPITPSRRFMTTSDFSDVTSNKPKKSLLSPQKRTGGRNNKGRVTSRWIGGGHKKKYRQIDFLRRDKEGIECRVKTIEYDPNRSARIALVSYFDGEYRYIVAPHGLEVGATLKCGKEAEIKPGNALELQNIPVGTLIHNLELKKGRGAQMVRSAGTSAQVIGREEGYAQIRMPSGEIRRVRKECYATIGQVSNIEHENLTIGKAGRSRWLGKNPRVRGSAMNPVDHPHGGGEGRTTGGRHPVTPWGVPTKGYKTRKNKSTGRFIIERKKK is encoded by the coding sequence ATGCCAGTTATAAAGTATAAACCGATTACTCCAAGTAGACGTTTTATGACTACATCAGATTTTTCTGATGTAACATCTAACAAGCCAAAGAAAAGTTTGTTGTCTCCACAGAAGAGAACAGGTGGAAGAAATAATAAAGGTCGTGTTACCAGCCGTTGGATTGGTGGCGGGCACAAAAAGAAATACAGACAAATAGACTTTTTACGTCGTGATAAAGAAGGTATCGAGTGTCGTGTAAAAACAATAGAATATGATCCAAACCGCTCTGCGCGCATTGCTTTGGTTTCTTATTTTGATGGTGAGTACAGATATATTGTAGCGCCACATGGTTTAGAAGTGGGTGCCACGTTAAAGTGTGGTAAAGAAGCTGAAATCAAACCAGGAAATGCTTTAGAATTGCAAAACATACCTGTTGGTACATTGATCCATAATTTGGAGCTTAAAAAAGGTCGTGGTGCGCAAATGGTGCGTTCTGCGGGCACCTCTGCTCAAGTGATTGGTCGTGAAGAAGGTTATGCGCAAATACGCATGCCTTCTGGTGAGATCAGAAGAGTTCGTAAAGAGTGTTATGCAACCATTGGTCAAGTTTCTAATATTGAACATGAGAACTTAACCATTGGTAAAGCGGGGCGTTCACGTTGGTTGGGCAAAAACCCACGCGTACGTGGATCTGCGATGAATCCTGTAGATCATCCACATGGTGGTGGTGAAGGTAGAACAACTGGGGGTCGTCACCCAGTTACACCGTGGGGTGTTCCAACAAAAGGATACAAAACACGTAAGAATAAGAGCACCGGTCGATTTATTATTGAAAGGAAGAAAAAATAA
- the rplW gene encoding 50S ribosomal protein L23, translated as MNVRLDKVLKRPIQTEKTTLQKEVANQVVFEVYPTADKLSIKSAVEKAFSVKVDSVQTMMVPSKRKRPIIGRRRVEFKKANWKKAIVKLAPGEKIELFEGV; from the coding sequence ATGAACGTAAGATTAGATAAAGTATTAAAAAGGCCAATACAAACTGAGAAAACCACTTTACAAAAGGAAGTGGCAAATCAGGTTGTTTTTGAAGTGTATCCAACTGCAGATAAACTAAGTATTAAATCTGCAGTTGAGAAAGCCTTTAGTGTTAAGGTTGACTCTGTACAAACGATGATGGTGCCTTCTAAGCGTAAAAGACCTATTATTGGTAGACGTAGAGTTGAATTTAAAAAAGCAAACTGGAAAAAAGCTATAGTTAAGTTGGCTCCAGGTGAAAAGATTGAGTTGTTTGAAGGAGTTTAA
- the rplD gene encoding 50S ribosomal protein L4 encodes MAVEAKKIDWSAKKSSTAVSLPKDLFAAEVKEAAVHQNVLSILAGRRAGTAKVKTRGEVAGGGKKPYRQKGTGNARHGSYTSPIFVGGGTVFGPKPRSYVQKISKKLKKVALNSVLTDKLNNEQVFVCTRFSEEKPSTKKVSVWMKSAQLESVIFVDKSNEALSLSVRNIPNARYLDVRSLNVFDLLKYKTLVISEDAVAYLNEGAKV; translated from the coding sequence ATGGCCGTTGAAGCAAAAAAAATTGATTGGTCAGCTAAAAAATCAAGTACGGCAGTTTCATTGCCTAAAGATTTGTTTGCAGCTGAAGTGAAAGAGGCTGCTGTGCATCAAAATGTGTTGAGCATTTTAGCAGGGCGTAGAGCTGGAACAGCAAAAGTTAAGACCAGAGGTGAGGTCGCAGGTGGTGGTAAGAAGCCGTATCGTCAAAAAGGTACGGGTAACGCTAGACATGGTAGTTATACTTCACCTATTTTCGTTGGTGGTGGTACAGTTTTTGGTCCTAAACCTAGATCTTATGTGCAAAAAATTTCTAAGAAGCTTAAAAAAGTTGCTTTGAATAGTGTTTTGACTGACAAGCTTAACAATGAACAGGTGTTTGTTTGTACACGTTTTTCTGAAGAAAAACCATCAACAAAAAAAGTTTCTGTGTGGATGAAATCTGCACAATTAGAAAGTGTTATTTTTGTTGATAAGTCAAATGAAGCGTTGTCTTTGTCTGTACGTAATATTCCTAATGCTCGTTACTTAGATGTAAGAAGCTTGAACGTTTTTGATTTATTGAAGTATAAAACTTTGGTTATTTCTGAGGATGCAGTTGCATACCTTAATGAAGGAGCAAAGGTATGA
- the rpsJ gene encoding 30S ribosomal protein S10 — translation MAEEKIRIRLKAYDYQLLDQSTQEIVDTARRTGARVAGPIPLPTKINRYCVLRSPHTDKKSREHFEIRTHKRMMDILEPTQQTIDSLMKLDLSAGVDVEIKSYRE, via the coding sequence ATTGCAGAAGAAAAAATTAGAATTCGATTAAAAGCGTATGATTACCAGTTGTTGGATCAATCTACGCAAGAGATTGTTGATACCGCGCGAAGAACAGGAGCAAGAGTTGCAGGTCCTATTCCTTTGCCAACAAAGATAAATCGTTATTGTGTTTTAAGGTCTCCGCACACAGATAAAAAATCTCGTGAGCATTTTGAAATTAGAACACACAAAAGAATGATGGATATTCTTGAGCCTACACAGCAAACCATTGATTCTTTGATGAAATTGGATTTATCTGCTGGTGTTGATGTAGAGATAAAGAGTTATAGGGAGTAG
- the fusA gene encoding elongation factor G produces the protein MDLKKVRNIGIIAHIDAGKTTTTERVLYYTGRSHKIGEVHEGNATMDWMEQEQERGITITSAATTCSWKDHKINIIDTPGHVDFTVEVERSLRVLDGAVGVFDGVAGVEPQSETVWRQADKYKVPRIAFVNKMDRTGANFFMCVEQMVSRLQANPVPVQIPLGREEGHMGVIDLVKMKAYQFNDESLGAKFDEIDIPAEYKADADTWREKLLESVSEIDEALMEKYLGGETLSDNEIWSALRKGANSMELTPVLCGSAFKNKGVQQLLDAIVGLLPSPIDVPAIRGTDIKDDEKEILRKADVSEPFSALAFKIMSDPFVGHLTFLRIYSGKIASGDAILNSTKDKKERLGRILQMHANKREELNEASAGDIIAAVGLKTASTGDTFCSPTNPVKLESINFPEPVIQIAVEPKTKSDQEKMGEALHKLAQEDPSLRIKTDEETAQTLLAGMGELHLEIIVDRLLREFKVEANIGKPQVAYRETITKPIRAEGKFIRQSGGKGQYGHVVFEMEPNEAGGGFSFETTIKGGSVPKEFFKPIEEGVKEALDSGVLAGYPVVDIKVNLVDGSFHEVDSSEMAFKIAGSMGFKNGCTKASPILLEPIMKTEVVVPEDYMSNVIGDLNSRRAKILGMTPRSGTQVIDAEVPLSEMFGYTTDLRSNTQGRGSSSMEFDHYAPLPAKISAEIIEKSKSK, from the coding sequence ATGGATTTAAAAAAAGTAAGAAATATTGGAATTATTGCGCACATAGATGCGGGTAAGACAACAACCACAGAGCGTGTATTGTATTATACAGGTCGTTCACACAAGATTGGTGAAGTGCATGAAGGTAATGCAACCATGGACTGGATGGAGCAAGAGCAAGAGCGTGGTATTACCATTACATCTGCAGCAACAACATGTTCATGGAAAGATCACAAAATCAATATTATTGATACTCCAGGCCACGTTGATTTTACGGTTGAAGTAGAGCGTTCATTGCGTGTTTTAGATGGTGCTGTGGGTGTTTTTGACGGTGTTGCAGGTGTTGAACCTCAGTCAGAAACGGTTTGGCGTCAAGCAGATAAATATAAAGTACCTAGAATAGCTTTTGTAAATAAAATGGACCGTACAGGTGCCAACTTTTTTATGTGTGTTGAGCAGATGGTTTCAAGGTTGCAGGCCAATCCTGTGCCAGTTCAGATTCCTTTGGGTCGAGAAGAAGGTCACATGGGTGTTATTGATTTGGTGAAAATGAAAGCTTACCAATTCAACGATGAGTCTTTGGGTGCAAAATTTGATGAAATTGATATTCCTGCTGAATATAAAGCTGATGCTGATACATGGAGAGAGAAGTTGCTGGAGTCTGTTTCTGAAATCGATGAAGCTTTGATGGAGAAATATTTAGGCGGTGAAACGCTTTCAGACAACGAAATTTGGAGCGCATTGCGTAAAGGTGCCAATTCTATGGAGCTTACACCAGTGTTGTGTGGCTCTGCTTTTAAGAATAAAGGTGTGCAGCAGCTATTAGATGCAATTGTCGGTTTATTGCCTTCTCCTATAGATGTCCCTGCAATCAGAGGAACAGATATTAAAGATGATGAGAAAGAGATTTTGAGAAAGGCTGATGTGTCTGAACCCTTTTCAGCTTTAGCGTTTAAAATCATGTCAGACCCTTTTGTTGGTCATTTAACCTTCTTAAGAATTTATTCGGGCAAGATTGCTAGTGGTGATGCTATTTTAAACTCAACTAAAGATAAAAAGGAGCGATTGGGACGTATTCTTCAAATGCACGCCAATAAACGTGAAGAATTAAACGAAGCATCTGCTGGAGATATTATAGCAGCTGTGGGCCTAAAAACAGCGTCTACAGGCGATACGTTTTGTTCACCGACCAACCCAGTTAAGTTGGAGTCCATTAATTTCCCAGAGCCAGTGATACAGATTGCAGTTGAACCAAAAACAAAGTCTGACCAAGAAAAAATGGGCGAAGCTCTGCACAAATTGGCACAAGAAGATCCTTCTTTGCGTATTAAAACTGATGAAGAAACTGCACAAACATTGTTGGCAGGTATGGGTGAGTTGCACCTTGAGATTATTGTGGATCGTTTGTTGCGTGAATTTAAAGTGGAGGCCAATATTGGTAAGCCACAGGTTGCTTATCGTGAGACCATCACAAAGCCCATCAGAGCTGAAGGTAAGTTTATTCGTCAATCAGGTGGTAAAGGTCAGTATGGTCACGTTGTTTTTGAGATGGAACCAAATGAAGCTGGTGGTGGGTTCTCTTTTGAGACAACCATTAAAGGGGGTTCTGTCCCTAAAGAATTCTTTAAGCCGATTGAAGAAGGCGTAAAAGAAGCTTTAGACTCAGGTGTTTTGGCTGGCTATCCAGTGGTTGATATAAAAGTTAATCTTGTAGACGGATCTTTCCATGAAGTGGATTCATCAGAGATGGCGTTTAAAATTGCAGGTTCTATGGGTTTTAAAAATGGGTGTACCAAAGCATCACCTATTTTGTTAGAGCCTATCATGAAAACAGAAGTCGTGGTGCCAGAAGATTATATGTCTAATGTTATTGGGGACTTAAATTCAAGAAGAGCAAAGATTTTGGGCATGACTCCTCGTTCAGGTACGCAGGTTATTGATGCTGAAGTTCCTTTGTCAGAAATGTTTGGATACACCACTGATTTGCGTTCTAATACGCAAGGTAGAGGAAGTTCGTCAATGGAGTTTGATCATTATGCTCCATTGCCAGCAAAAATTAGTGCTGAAATCATTGAGAAATCAAAGTCAAAGTAG